The DNA sequence TGTAACAAGGCCAATTGTAAAAGTTATTGCTATTTATTTTGTGCAGTAACAAATTTGAGTGCCATTTCACACACAAGATTTCTGCATACCCTAAGTCTGTCTCTGGGTATGTTTTGAACGAGTGGCATGTGTCTAACACAAAGATAATTGGTTAACCGCTTTCTTTTGGTTTGTGGTTGAGggttatttttgtattttatgctGGTTTATCcagaacaataaaaataaattctgcTTTATACAGGGATctatctggttttttttttctctctttttttttttttttttttttttttttttttttttttcttgttatttttgCCTCATTACATGGAATGGGCATGGCTAAAACCCCCATGCATCATTTTAAGTAACGTGATTTCAGCTGCAATTTTTTTAACTCGTACTGCAGCATGGCTGAAGCCACAGAACCACCATTTCGACCAAGGGAGAAGCTTCTTGAGAAGCAAAGATATTTCCAAAACGTCCACAAGCACACATACCTGAAAGGACCGTTTGATAAGATAACCTCTGTTGCCATTCCTGCTGCTTTGGCGGGCACTGCACTTTTCCTTATTGTGAGTTCCAGCATCCTAGTCTTATGAAGAACTTCAtaaagaaattagaatttattataaatgcatTTCTTGCTCTAATTTGCAACACGTTCATTTTACCAGGGACGAGGGATCTATAATATGTCTCACGGGATTGGGAAGAAGGAATGAAGTGGCGATCTCTTTTTGATGGAGATGGCCCCAGTGTTCCACCGGTCAAATTTAATAAGTTTTAGACTCCTGGATTGCATAGTGATTTTCTTCAAGTATCTTGTTTGCTCGCTGTAATAATTGCCTAGTTGCAGGCTTGTTCCCAAAGGAAATTGGAACTTTAATCTGctctttatctttttgtttgGATACTACAGAATCGAATCACAGCCTCAACTTGTTTGGCACCAGTTGCTCTCTGACTTTATATGTAGTTCTCTAGATTAGACGGATATAATCTTTGTTCCTTCTGTTAGACTCTACTTCTAGCTACTATCGTTTGGTAATTtgccaaaaaaatcacaaaaaaagcTAATATCTTCTAGTCATTTTGTAATTAGTTGTCTTTTTCTTGCACATAATCAGTCTGATTATTTGGGTTTGGTTAAATTTTTCGTAATACGCTACAAGCTGTAATCATACAAACGTTACATGTTTCTTCTCAGCACCAAGAGACTG is a window from the Carya illinoinensis cultivar Pawnee chromosome 14, C.illinoinensisPawnee_v1, whole genome shotgun sequence genome containing:
- the LOC122295049 gene encoding uncharacterized protein LOC122295049; this encodes MAEATEPPFRPREKLLEKQRYFQNVHKHTYLKGPFDKITSVAIPAALAGTALFLIGRGIYNMSHGIGKKE